A region of Pyxidicoccus parkwaysis DNA encodes the following proteins:
- the rnz gene encoding ribonuclease Z — protein MSLLRLTFLGTSAAQPTLHRNLSGLAVKADADLLLFDCGEGSQRQMVRFGTGFTVDAVFFTHFHADHYLGIIGFLRTLGMMGRTEPVRLYGPPPAKRLLHQAVHLGLESLAFPVEIHEVKDGDVVRRSGYAIHAVGVDHRINALAYALVEDDRPGRFNLQKARELGVPEGPSFGKLQKGEPVTLADGREVKPEDVLGAARPGRRLVISGDTRPCASVVKAAKDADLLVHESTFSDDEQERALETRHSTAREAARVAKEAGARRLVLTHLSSRHDTDPGRLLAQAREEYKGPVEVAFDGLTVELPLRD, from the coding sequence ATGTCCCTCCTCAGGCTCACCTTCCTCGGCACTTCCGCCGCGCAGCCCACGCTGCACCGCAACCTGTCCGGGCTGGCGGTGAAGGCGGACGCGGACCTGCTCCTCTTCGACTGCGGCGAGGGCAGCCAGCGGCAGATGGTGCGCTTCGGCACCGGCTTCACCGTGGACGCCGTCTTCTTCACGCACTTCCACGCGGACCACTACCTGGGAATCATCGGCTTCCTGCGCACGCTGGGGATGATGGGCCGCACGGAACCGGTGCGCCTGTACGGCCCGCCCCCGGCGAAGCGGCTGCTCCACCAGGCCGTGCACCTGGGGCTGGAGTCGCTGGCCTTCCCCGTCGAAATCCACGAGGTGAAGGACGGGGACGTGGTGCGCAGGAGCGGCTACGCCATCCACGCGGTGGGCGTGGACCACCGCATCAACGCGCTGGCCTACGCGCTGGTGGAGGATGACCGGCCGGGCCGCTTCAACCTCCAGAAGGCGCGCGAATTGGGCGTGCCGGAGGGCCCCAGCTTCGGGAAGCTGCAGAAGGGCGAGCCGGTGACGCTGGCGGACGGGCGCGAGGTGAAGCCGGAGGACGTGCTGGGCGCGGCGCGGCCCGGGCGCAGGCTGGTCATCTCTGGGGACACGCGCCCCTGCGCCTCCGTGGTGAAGGCGGCGAAGGACGCGGACCTGCTGGTGCACGAGTCCACCTTCTCCGACGACGAGCAGGAGCGGGCGCTGGAGACGCGCCACTCCACGGCGCGCGAGGCGGCGCGCGTGGCGAAGGAGGCGGGGGCGCGGCGGCTGGTGCTCACCCACCTGTCCAGCCGCCACGACACCGACCCCGGGCGGCTGCTCGCGCAGGCGCGCGAGGAGTACAAGGGGCCGGTGGAGGTGGCCTTCGACGGGCTCACCGTCGAGCTGCCGCTGCGGGACTAG
- a CDS encoding TetR/AcrR family transcriptional regulator gives MARPADPHARSALVAAARAEFARKGLRGARIEDITAACGLSKGAFYLHFPSKEALFAEVVGTFQSGLDALNERRMEQVERFFEEHGVPGPKDRREHSERFKQLIELEAASDLEVMEWVWDHRDVAVVLLSGSHGTEFESLLWRVTDAQVERIAQNFQRLQEAGAVDGKMDPHLFGSVIVGTFLLLSKQMARMQEKPDLKAWSRTLQRLLQEGTMPRLASSDDAPAEAPHEAPPHEAPRKAPARIRALSARASRPSSPSTRRPAARAKTRSTPRKPK, from the coding sequence ATGGCTCGTCCCGCGGACCCTCATGCTCGCAGCGCCCTGGTGGCCGCCGCCCGGGCGGAGTTCGCCCGCAAGGGCCTGCGCGGCGCGCGGATTGAAGACATCACCGCCGCGTGTGGCCTGTCGAAGGGCGCCTTCTACCTGCACTTCCCCTCGAAGGAGGCCCTCTTCGCCGAGGTGGTGGGCACCTTCCAGTCCGGGCTGGACGCGCTGAACGAGCGGCGCATGGAGCAGGTCGAGCGCTTCTTCGAGGAGCACGGCGTGCCCGGCCCGAAAGACAGGCGGGAGCACAGCGAGCGCTTCAAGCAGCTCATCGAGCTGGAGGCCGCGTCAGATTTGGAGGTCATGGAGTGGGTGTGGGACCACCGTGACGTCGCGGTGGTGCTGCTCAGCGGCAGCCATGGCACGGAGTTCGAGTCGCTCTTGTGGCGCGTGACGGACGCGCAGGTGGAGCGCATCGCCCAGAACTTCCAGCGCCTGCAGGAGGCCGGCGCGGTGGACGGGAAGATGGACCCGCACCTGTTCGGCTCCGTCATCGTCGGCACGTTCCTGCTCCTGTCCAAGCAGATGGCGCGCATGCAGGAGAAGCCGGACCTGAAGGCCTGGTCCCGCACGCTCCAGCGGCTGTTGCAGGAGGGCACCATGCCGCGTCTGGCATCTTCGGATGACGCTCCGGCCGAGGCGCCCCACGAAGCTCCGCCCCACGAAGCTCCAAGGAAGGCCCCGGCGCGCATCCGCGCCCTGTCCGCCCGCGCCTCCCGTCCTTCATCCCCTTCCACGCGCCGGCCCGCCGCCCGCGCAAAAACTCGCAGCACCCCGAGGAAACCCAAGTGA
- a CDS encoding DUF6068 family protein, translated as MRKSPAPFLSRAGLLCAALALAPGCKSVQPKPTTPTGGTPPGQDAGPSAPEAGSQTLNTATSGTPAQGTSPWQRARVGDRVTYSFSANRSPSARRSAEGGTNVPSAVAGVVTVEVLAVKAPWVWLGISFAGDGGTPLPQPRLARSLVVPVRSDSTRTLEVPREGAQTLEQPTAAGRTWEAKRYLDDKRPVDGPLENRLYAVDPGPLYLTNGLLDASTTLSGFGAAGGSQLTLMEVHQGAADATSTLPAFSLPLGPGTFYDVRMDSGGTPSVMRTCLAAERGHVLRVQSAPTEDVNAPCPDFTQAEPLPLEEAVLSLALTALGDSQWPPRPAGASLPTRSMLAFDGSKVPVLQVESSEDVGGTRGVREVTYAADPWDGTLNGLAQEARFQALSDVLYRAPQRGKREPVDGTRLVQWGTWVQGVKP; from the coding sequence ATGAGAAAGAGCCCCGCCCCCTTCTTGTCGCGCGCAGGCCTGTTGTGCGCCGCGTTGGCCCTCGCCCCCGGCTGCAAGAGCGTGCAGCCCAAGCCCACCACGCCCACCGGCGGCACGCCCCCGGGCCAGGACGCCGGCCCATCCGCGCCGGAGGCCGGCTCTCAGACGCTGAACACGGCCACGTCCGGCACGCCCGCGCAGGGTACGTCGCCGTGGCAGCGCGCCCGCGTGGGCGACCGGGTGACGTATTCCTTCTCCGCCAACCGGAGCCCGTCGGCCAGGCGGAGCGCGGAGGGTGGAACGAACGTTCCTTCCGCGGTGGCCGGCGTGGTGACGGTGGAGGTGCTGGCGGTGAAGGCGCCGTGGGTGTGGCTGGGCATCTCCTTCGCGGGAGACGGGGGCACGCCGCTGCCGCAGCCGCGCCTGGCGCGCTCGCTGGTGGTGCCCGTGCGCTCGGACAGCACGCGCACGCTGGAGGTGCCGCGCGAGGGCGCGCAGACGCTCGAGCAGCCCACCGCCGCCGGCCGCACGTGGGAGGCGAAGCGCTACCTCGATGACAAGCGCCCCGTGGACGGTCCGCTGGAGAACCGCCTCTACGCGGTGGACCCGGGCCCGCTGTACCTCACCAACGGCCTGCTGGACGCGAGCACCACGCTGTCCGGCTTCGGCGCGGCGGGCGGCTCGCAGCTCACCCTCATGGAAGTCCATCAGGGCGCGGCGGATGCCACCAGCACGCTGCCGGCGTTCTCGCTGCCCCTGGGCCCGGGCACGTTCTACGACGTGCGCATGGACTCGGGCGGCACTCCGTCCGTGATGCGCACCTGCCTGGCCGCCGAGCGCGGCCACGTGCTGCGCGTGCAGTCCGCGCCCACCGAGGACGTCAACGCGCCGTGCCCGGACTTCACGCAGGCGGAGCCCCTGCCGCTGGAGGAGGCGGTGCTCTCGCTCGCGCTCACCGCGTTGGGCGACTCGCAGTGGCCGCCCCGTCCCGCCGGCGCCTCGCTGCCCACGCGCTCGATGCTGGCCTTCGACGGCAGCAAGGTGCCGGTGCTCCAGGTGGAGTCATCCGAGGACGTGGGCGGCACGCGCGGTGTGCGCGAGGTGACGTATGCGGCGGACCCGTGGGACGGCACGTTGAACGGGCTCGCGCAGGAGGCCCGCTTCCAGGCGCTCAGCGACGTGCTCTACCGCGCTCCGCAGCGCGGCAAGCGCGAGCCGGTGGACGGCACGCGGCTCGTCCAGTGGGGCACCTGGGTGCAGGGGGTGAAGCCATGA
- a CDS encoding rhomboid family intramembrane serine protease, with the protein MIPISDDNPTLRTPVVTYLLLGAILFTWVVIQGAGLDEVKLAESLCSFALVPAKLAGLLPAGSILKLGDGLSCGITDPVLDKLTPLTSMFLHGGWMHLIGNCLFFWVFGNNVEDSMGRFRFLVFYLACGLAAAGAHVLVDPTSTVPTVGASGAISGIMGAYLVLYPRVRVNLLFVIFIFIRIIPVPAWAVLLWWFAVQVISGLPQLMSMQEVEVSGGVAVWAHVGGFVAGVVLIKLFQNPRYTTQRASWRHRLHPDHP; encoded by the coding sequence ATGATTCCCATCAGCGACGACAACCCGACCCTGCGCACCCCCGTGGTGACGTACCTGCTGCTCGGCGCCATCCTCTTCACCTGGGTGGTCATCCAGGGCGCGGGGCTGGATGAAGTCAAGCTGGCCGAGAGCCTGTGCTCCTTCGCCCTGGTGCCGGCGAAGCTGGCCGGCCTGCTGCCCGCCGGCTCCATCCTGAAGCTGGGAGACGGGCTGTCGTGCGGCATCACCGACCCGGTGCTCGACAAGCTCACCCCGCTCACCTCCATGTTCCTGCATGGCGGGTGGATGCACCTCATCGGCAACTGCCTCTTCTTCTGGGTCTTCGGCAACAACGTCGAGGACAGCATGGGGCGCTTCCGCTTCCTCGTGTTCTACTTGGCGTGCGGCCTGGCCGCGGCGGGAGCGCACGTGCTGGTGGACCCCACGTCCACCGTGCCCACGGTGGGAGCCTCCGGCGCCATCTCCGGCATCATGGGCGCCTACCTCGTGCTCTACCCGCGCGTGCGCGTGAACCTGCTGTTCGTCATCTTCATCTTCATCCGAATCATCCCGGTGCCCGCCTGGGCGGTGCTGCTGTGGTGGTTCGCGGTGCAGGTCATCAGCGGCCTGCCGCAGTTGATGTCGATGCAGGAGGTGGAGGTGTCCGGCGGCGTGGCCGTCTGGGCGCACGTGGGCGGCTTCGTGGCCGGCGTGGTGCTCATCAAGCTGTTCCAGAACCCGCGCTACACCACGCAGCGCGCCTCGTGGCGGCACCGACTGCACCCGGACCACCCATAG
- a CDS encoding amidohydrolase, translating into MLRRIGGLFGAVLLLTGLAGCARRGPEAGGGAAQASGTTVYVAARVRTLDADKPVVTALAVRDGKVLATGTKDEVLAAAGADARVVDLGDATVVPGLTDAHGHLAGLGSGLVTVDLEGADTKAETVARVAAATHAAYQGEWLIGRGWDQNDWPEKAFPTRQDLDAKYPTTPVALGRVDGHALWVNSEALKRAKITRDTKDPAGGRILRGPDGEPTGILVDNAMDLVEAVMSPPTEAQHAARMRAALERCAQAGLTGVHDAGMDLRTFRLLQKWDAEGTLPLRIYVMADGRTSDYETYLKDGPFQGKMLTLRAVKFSMDGALGSRGAALHQDYSDEPGHRGLLLLSPEEYERRVTAFMGKGFQVCTHAIGDRANTIVLDTLTRAAAATGTKDGRHRVEHAQVMRLEDIDRLGREGFIASVQPTHATSDMPWAEARVGPERIRGAYAWQRLKASGAVLALGSDFPVERPDVLGGLYAARTRQDVKGQPAAGWYPDQRLSGQEALEGFTVGAAYASFAEAQRGRLKPGMDADFVALSVDPVDAPASQLPGAHVRLTVVAGAEVFRAPGT; encoded by the coding sequence ATGCTGCGACGAATCGGCGGACTCTTCGGTGCGGTGCTCCTTCTCACGGGCCTGGCTGGCTGCGCCAGGCGCGGGCCGGAGGCGGGCGGTGGCGCGGCCCAGGCCTCGGGCACCACGGTGTACGTGGCCGCGCGCGTGCGGACGCTGGACGCGGACAAGCCGGTGGTGACGGCGCTCGCGGTGCGCGACGGCAAGGTGCTGGCCACGGGCACCAAGGATGAAGTGCTGGCCGCGGCCGGCGCGGACGCGCGCGTGGTGGACCTGGGCGACGCCACGGTGGTGCCCGGCCTCACCGACGCGCACGGCCACCTGGCGGGCCTGGGCAGCGGCCTGGTGACGGTGGACCTGGAGGGCGCGGACACCAAGGCGGAGACGGTGGCGCGCGTCGCCGCGGCCACCCACGCGGCGTACCAGGGCGAGTGGCTCATCGGCCGGGGGTGGGACCAGAACGACTGGCCGGAGAAGGCCTTCCCCACGCGGCAGGATTTGGACGCGAAGTACCCCACCACGCCGGTGGCGCTGGGCCGCGTGGACGGGCACGCGCTGTGGGTCAACAGCGAGGCGCTCAAGCGCGCGAAGATTACGCGTGACACGAAGGACCCGGCGGGCGGGCGCATCCTCCGGGGGCCGGACGGCGAGCCCACCGGCATCCTCGTGGACAACGCCATGGACCTGGTGGAGGCCGTCATGTCTCCGCCCACCGAGGCCCAGCACGCGGCGCGCATGAGGGCGGCGCTGGAGCGCTGCGCCCAGGCGGGCCTCACCGGCGTGCACGACGCGGGCATGGACCTGCGCACCTTCCGCCTCCTCCAGAAGTGGGACGCGGAGGGCACGCTGCCTTTGCGCATCTACGTCATGGCGGACGGCCGCACGTCCGACTACGAGACGTACCTGAAGGACGGCCCCTTCCAGGGGAAGATGCTCACCCTGCGCGCGGTGAAGTTCAGCATGGACGGCGCGCTGGGCAGCCGGGGCGCCGCGCTCCACCAGGACTACAGCGACGAGCCCGGCCACCGGGGCCTGCTCCTGCTCTCTCCCGAGGAGTACGAGCGGCGCGTCACCGCCTTCATGGGCAAGGGCTTCCAGGTGTGCACGCACGCCATTGGAGACAGGGCGAACACCATCGTGTTGGACACGCTCACCCGTGCGGCCGCGGCCACCGGGACGAAGGACGGCCGGCACCGCGTGGAGCACGCGCAGGTGATGCGCCTGGAGGACATCGACCGGCTGGGCAGGGAGGGCTTCATCGCCAGCGTGCAGCCCACCCACGCCACCAGCGACATGCCGTGGGCCGAGGCGCGCGTGGGCCCGGAGCGCATCCGCGGCGCGTATGCGTGGCAGCGACTGAAGGCATCCGGCGCGGTGCTCGCGCTGGGCAGTGACTTCCCGGTGGAGCGCCCGGACGTGCTCGGCGGGCTGTACGCCGCGCGCACGCGGCAGGACGTGAAGGGCCAGCCCGCGGCGGGCTGGTACCCGGACCAGCGACTGAGCGGCCAGGAGGCACTGGAGGGCTTCACCGTGGGCGCCGCCTACGCCTCCTTCGCGGAAGCCCAGCGCGGCCGCCTGAAGCCGGGCATGGACGCGGACTTCGTCGCGCTGTCGGTGGACCCGGTGGACGCGCCCGCTTCCCAGCTGCCCGGCGCTCACGTGCGCCTCACGGTGGTGGCCGGCGCTGAAGTCTTCCGCGCCCCGGGCACCTGA
- a CDS encoding GNAT family N-acetyltransferase, protein MLIPLEVAGSAVSGAVGLLLEDPDLGEVFGWLRPEVGTPHDPRGGTRLFAVAEKGCGVIGLAALSSIHREAGYARLSCAVAAPYRLSGAGHWAATELIRRGMRLEGLRHVEAFVHAGNDTARRVLESLGFRAQQTSVSPGEAPPPGHLCLRLDLPTDSKGHFLMPVSARPSSRAVSA, encoded by the coding sequence ATGCTGATTCCACTCGAGGTCGCCGGGAGCGCCGTTTCGGGCGCGGTGGGCCTGCTGCTGGAGGACCCGGACCTCGGCGAGGTGTTCGGGTGGCTGCGCCCCGAGGTTGGCACTCCTCATGACCCCCGGGGCGGCACGCGCCTGTTCGCCGTGGCGGAGAAGGGCTGTGGCGTCATCGGCCTCGCGGCGCTCTCCAGCATCCACCGCGAGGCGGGCTACGCGCGGCTGAGCTGCGCGGTGGCGGCGCCCTACCGACTGTCGGGTGCGGGCCACTGGGCCGCCACGGAGCTCATCCGCCGCGGCATGCGGCTGGAGGGTCTGCGCCACGTCGAGGCCTTCGTCCACGCCGGCAACGACACCGCGCGCCGCGTCCTGGAGTCCCTGGGCTTCCGCGCGCAGCAGACGTCTGTCTCGCCCGGCGAGGCACCGCCTCCGGGGCACCTCTGTCTGCGTCTGGATTTGCCGACCGACTCGAAGGGCCACTTCCTCATGCCCGTCAGTGCGCGGCCGTCCTCACGCGCCGTCTCGGCGTGA
- a CDS encoding organic hydroperoxide resistance protein: protein MAPVTVSPLYTTSATTHGGRSGHVKSADGVIDLQLALPKEMGGPGGAKANPETLFASGYSACFEGALRLVARMQGKTLGEGVGITADVTIGKTPDGGFGLAVKLTGILPGMPADEAEKLMHAAHEVCPYSKATRGNIDVKLAVAQ, encoded by the coding sequence ATGGCCCCCGTTACCGTCTCCCCGCTGTACACCACCTCCGCCACCACCCACGGCGGCCGCAGCGGCCACGTGAAGTCCGCTGACGGCGTCATTGATTTGCAGCTCGCCCTGCCCAAGGAGATGGGTGGCCCGGGCGGCGCCAAGGCCAACCCCGAGACGCTCTTCGCCTCGGGCTACTCCGCCTGCTTCGAGGGCGCGCTGCGCCTCGTGGCGCGCATGCAGGGCAAGACGCTGGGCGAGGGCGTGGGCATCACCGCCGACGTCACCATCGGCAAGACGCCGGACGGCGGCTTCGGCCTCGCGGTGAAGCTCACCGGCATCCTCCCCGGCATGCCCGCGGACGAGGCCGAGAAGCTGATGCACGCCGCCCACGAGGTGTGCCCGTACTCCAAGGCCACGCGCGGCAACATCGACGTGAAGCTCGCCGTCGCGCAGTAA
- a CDS encoding efflux RND transporter periplasmic adaptor subunit, with the protein MNPTRKPSSARALAAVGLATAALSLSACQKADASSTPTVPVATPEAAPAVKVVPARTVQASPSEQVTGTLFPAQGLQVGFEVGGRLAAVKVTKGQVVKKGDVLAQLDPEISDAQVAQAEAAVAAAEAGAAMAADVAARNVKLQQEGGVSDLQNRSTAATAAQAQAQLLAAKAQLAQARAARRRHDLRAPFAGTIIDAPEQTGATVGPGSPLFTLENLDTLLLKTTVAESMRSRLKPGVKVRVESIGAKASSDEAVVRTILPSAEAASRRVPVELAVPNADGRFVAHTLARAVLPLGESQAAQVVPGTALASNNGDHVWVVTGGEVRRVDVQVLERREREVVVLAPTPLESVIDYPTPGLSQGTRVSVK; encoded by the coding sequence GTGAACCCCACCCGGAAGCCGTCCTCCGCCCGCGCGCTCGCCGCCGTCGGCCTGGCCACCGCCGCGCTGTCACTGTCCGCCTGCCAGAAGGCGGACGCCTCCTCGACGCCGACGGTGCCCGTGGCCACCCCCGAGGCGGCGCCGGCCGTGAAGGTCGTCCCCGCGCGCACCGTCCAGGCCTCGCCGAGCGAGCAGGTGACGGGCACGCTGTTCCCCGCGCAGGGCCTCCAGGTCGGCTTCGAGGTGGGCGGCCGGCTCGCCGCCGTGAAGGTGACGAAGGGCCAGGTGGTGAAGAAGGGCGACGTGCTGGCGCAGCTGGACCCGGAAATCTCCGACGCGCAGGTGGCCCAGGCCGAGGCCGCGGTGGCCGCCGCCGAGGCTGGCGCCGCCATGGCCGCGGACGTGGCCGCGCGCAACGTGAAACTCCAGCAGGAGGGTGGGGTGAGCGACTTGCAGAACCGCTCCACCGCCGCCACCGCCGCGCAGGCCCAGGCGCAGCTCCTGGCCGCGAAGGCGCAGCTCGCCCAGGCCCGCGCCGCGCGCCGCCGGCATGACCTGCGCGCGCCCTTCGCGGGCACCATCATCGACGCGCCGGAGCAGACGGGCGCCACGGTGGGCCCGGGCTCGCCGCTCTTCACGCTGGAGAACCTGGACACGCTGCTGCTCAAGACGACGGTGGCCGAGTCCATGCGCTCGCGCCTCAAGCCCGGCGTGAAGGTGCGCGTGGAGTCCATCGGCGCGAAGGCCTCGTCGGACGAGGCGGTGGTGCGCACCATCCTCCCCTCCGCGGAGGCCGCCTCCCGCCGCGTGCCGGTGGAGCTGGCCGTGCCCAACGCGGACGGCCGCTTCGTGGCGCACACGCTGGCGCGCGCGGTGCTGCCCCTGGGCGAGTCGCAGGCCGCGCAGGTGGTGCCGGGCACCGCGCTGGCGTCCAACAACGGTGACCACGTCTGGGTGGTGACGGGCGGCGAGGTGCGGCGCGTGGACGTGCAGGTGCTGGAGCGGCGCGAGCGCGAGGTGGTGGTGCTGGCCCCCACGCCGCTGGAGTCCGTCATCGACTACCCGACGCCGGGCCTCTCGCAGGGCACCCGCGTCTCCGTGAAGTAG
- a CDS encoding DUF4286 family protein, with the protein MTLALYVVGIEVEPGAEDAWNRWHEDIHVPEVLREPGFLSCRKWRDTEPAKDGWARYVCHYELTELTAMQRYASSDAAKRLREESLTRFGNVTRYTRQVLTEVKRF; encoded by the coding sequence ATGACGCTCGCCCTCTACGTCGTCGGCATCGAGGTGGAACCCGGCGCGGAGGACGCGTGGAACCGGTGGCATGAGGACATCCACGTCCCCGAGGTGCTGCGCGAGCCGGGCTTCCTCTCCTGCCGCAAGTGGCGCGACACCGAGCCCGCCAAGGACGGCTGGGCGCGCTATGTCTGCCATTACGAGCTGACGGAACTGACCGCCATGCAACGCTATGCGAGCAGCGACGCCGCGAAGCGCCTGCGCGAGGAGTCACTCACGCGCTTCGGCAACGTCACGCGCTACACGCGCCAGGTGCTCACCGAGGTCAAACGTTTCTGA
- a CDS encoding alpha/beta fold hydrolase gives MDSTPITTRSIPLPSLRMQALEAGPATGPLVLLLHGFPELSESWRDVLPVLGAAGFHAVAPDLRGYGGTDRPASGYDMDTLAGDIVQLARYLQPGRPVHLVGHDWGGGIAYHVAAWHPDVVDRLAVVNCPHPSVMAKRIWWPPQLARSWYMFFFQLPVLPERLLSARGGAAVPRMIRRAMVDPSRVTDEKLAPYAAHFAHPDAARAAVDYYRQAVRGLFTPKGARRLLQHYPPIRAPFRLIWAEEDVALGKQLTVGLEPYFTQPPDVRYLPGVGHFAPLEAPAQVASLLLEHLGKPTR, from the coding sequence ATGGATTCGACTCCCATCACCACACGCTCCATTCCCCTGCCGTCGCTGCGCATGCAGGCGCTGGAGGCGGGCCCCGCCACGGGCCCGCTCGTCCTGCTGCTGCACGGCTTCCCCGAGCTGTCCGAGAGCTGGCGCGACGTGCTGCCGGTGCTGGGCGCCGCCGGCTTCCACGCGGTGGCCCCGGACCTGCGCGGCTACGGCGGCACGGACCGGCCCGCGTCCGGCTACGACATGGACACGCTGGCTGGCGACATCGTCCAGCTCGCGCGCTACCTGCAGCCCGGCCGGCCCGTGCACCTGGTGGGGCATGACTGGGGCGGCGGCATCGCCTACCACGTGGCGGCGTGGCACCCGGACGTGGTGGACCGGCTCGCCGTCGTCAACTGCCCGCACCCGTCCGTCATGGCGAAGCGCATCTGGTGGCCGCCCCAGCTCGCGCGCTCCTGGTACATGTTCTTCTTCCAGCTCCCGGTGCTGCCCGAGCGCCTGCTGTCCGCTCGGGGCGGCGCGGCGGTGCCCCGGATGATTCGCCGGGCCATGGTGGACCCCTCGCGCGTGACGGACGAGAAGCTGGCGCCCTACGCGGCCCACTTCGCCCACCCGGACGCGGCGCGCGCCGCGGTGGACTACTACCGGCAGGCCGTCCGCGGCCTCTTCACCCCGAAGGGCGCCCGCAGGCTTCTCCAGCACTACCCGCCCATCCGCGCCCCCTTCCGCCTCATCTGGGCGGAGGAGGACGTCGCGCTGGGCAAGCAGCTCACGGTGGGCCTGGAGCCGTACTTCACGCAGCCCCCCGACGTCCGCTACCTCCCCGGCGTGGGCCACTTCGCGCCCCTGGAGGCCCCGGCGCAGGTGGCATCCCTGTTACTGGAGCACCTGGGGAAGCCCACACGCTGA
- a CDS encoding MarR family winged helix-turn-helix transcriptional regulator, with product MPVDDPLSLDAQLCFPLYAAARAVTQAYAPLLSKLGLTYPQYLVMLVLWETDGLTVKEMGERLFLDSGTLTPLLKRLEAQGMVKRERSTEDARSVRVHLTTQGRALRRRAVAVPEAMVCKMGLSLEELSRLREDVQRLFETLSKSQSEPSK from the coding sequence ATGCCGGTGGATGACCCGCTCAGCCTGGACGCGCAGCTCTGCTTCCCGCTCTACGCGGCGGCCCGGGCCGTCACCCAGGCCTATGCGCCGCTCCTGTCGAAGCTCGGACTGACGTACCCGCAGTACCTGGTGATGTTGGTCCTCTGGGAGACGGACGGGCTGACGGTGAAGGAGATGGGGGAGCGCCTGTTCCTGGACTCGGGAACGCTCACGCCGCTGCTGAAGCGGCTGGAGGCGCAGGGGATGGTGAAGCGGGAGCGCTCCACCGAGGACGCGCGCTCGGTGCGCGTCCACCTGACGACTCAAGGACGTGCCCTGCGGCGCAGGGCCGTGGCCGTTCCCGAGGCGATGGTCTGCAAGATGGGCCTCTCGCTCGAGGAGCTTTCACGCCTGCGCGAAGACGTCCAACGGCTTTTCGAAACGCTGTCGAAGTCCCAATCTGAACCCTCGAAGTAA
- a CDS encoding DUF2293 domain-containing protein, whose translation MSDSLTVGPTADPRRVRTQDGRVLAVPEGWALLPPGDAGLTRRVKAAGPSWTVVEKVGRKLFSRGVWAPEAHIVRARAVLDAERATPAYEKKLAAGRERRAREQADYEVDFANAVLRFLAFAPAWLPHAKRLAVLVSAHATPVGSGTVARTERIPIERRAEAAVIAWMRHQTTAYDNMRIARVKGARREVRRELAEISRAVLDLHRRDIPHGPSACPLCTALAAPVKPRPEGT comes from the coding sequence ATGTCCGACTCCCTGACCGTAGGCCCCACCGCAGACCCCCGCCGTGTGCGCACCCAGGACGGCCGCGTCCTCGCCGTGCCCGAGGGCTGGGCCCTCCTGCCCCCGGGAGACGCCGGCCTCACCCGCCGCGTAAAGGCCGCCGGCCCCTCGTGGACGGTGGTGGAGAAGGTGGGGCGCAAGCTCTTCTCGCGCGGAGTGTGGGCGCCGGAGGCCCACATCGTCCGTGCCCGCGCGGTGCTCGACGCCGAGCGCGCCACCCCCGCCTACGAGAAGAAGCTGGCCGCCGGCCGGGAGCGCCGCGCCCGCGAGCAGGCCGACTACGAGGTGGACTTCGCCAACGCCGTGCTGCGCTTCCTGGCCTTCGCCCCGGCCTGGCTGCCCCACGCGAAGCGGCTGGCCGTCCTCGTCTCCGCCCACGCCACCCCGGTGGGCAGCGGCACCGTGGCCCGCACCGAGCGCATTCCCATCGAACGCCGCGCCGAGGCCGCCGTCATCGCCTGGATGCGCCACCAGACGACCGCCTACGACAACATGCGCATCGCCCGGGTGAAGGGCGCCCGCCGCGAGGTGCGCCGGGAGCTGGCCGAAATCTCCCGCGCCGTACTGGACCTCCACCGCCGCGACATCCCCCACGGCCCCAGCGCCTGCCCCCTCTGCACCGCCCTCGCCGCCCCCGTGAAGCCGCGCCCCGAGGGCACCTGA